A stretch of Campylobacter gracilis DNA encodes these proteins:
- the nspC gene encoding carboxynorspermidine decarboxylase — translation MKIDEISTPAYVCEEQKLVKNLEILRGVGERSGAKILCALKGFAFSFAMPYVDRYLWGATCSGLHEAKFAAEFIKNGEIHTYSPAFKEDDLDEILKISNHVVFNSAAQWQKYRAKALAAGASCGLRLNPQTSFAPKDAYNPCGSFSRLGMSLEALQRAILQDGEFLRGISGLHFHALCEESAQSLERVLEVFEAKFGKYFRALKWLNFGGGHHITRAGYDVELLIDLIKKFREKYEVEIYLEPGEAVGWECGYLVASVLDIVENGAKIAILDASSEAHMPDTVLMPYRPTVRGESESGKFSYRFGGNTCLAGDVAGLESGQPEYKFDAPLNIGDRVIFEDQIHYTIVKNTTFNGIKLPDLVLADERGEVLMIKKFGYDEYARRN, via the coding sequence ATGAAAATCGATGAAATTTCGACCCCCGCTTACGTGTGCGAGGAGCAAAAACTGGTAAAAAATTTAGAAATTTTACGCGGCGTAGGCGAGCGAAGCGGAGCAAAAATTTTGTGCGCGCTAAAAGGCTTTGCGTTTAGCTTCGCGATGCCCTACGTAGACAGATACCTCTGGGGTGCCACTTGCAGCGGTCTGCACGAGGCAAAATTTGCCGCGGAATTTATCAAAAACGGCGAAATCCACACATACTCGCCCGCATTCAAAGAGGATGATTTGGATGAAATTTTAAAAATTTCAAACCACGTCGTATTCAATAGCGCCGCGCAGTGGCAAAAATACCGCGCAAAGGCGCTCGCTGCGGGAGCATCGTGCGGCTTGCGGCTAAATCCGCAGACCTCCTTCGCGCCCAAAGACGCTTATAATCCGTGCGGCAGCTTTAGTAGGCTTGGGATGAGCCTTGAAGCGCTGCAGCGGGCGATCTTGCAAGACGGCGAGTTTTTGCGCGGCATCTCGGGGCTGCATTTTCACGCGCTGTGCGAAGAAAGCGCTCAGAGCCTAGAGCGGGTGCTTGAGGTTTTCGAGGCGAAATTCGGCAAGTATTTTAGAGCCCTAAAGTGGCTAAATTTCGGCGGCGGGCATCATATCACGCGCGCAGGCTACGATGTGGAGCTGCTGATAGATCTGATTAAAAAATTTCGCGAAAAATACGAGGTCGAAATTTATCTTGAGCCCGGCGAGGCGGTAGGCTGGGAGTGCGGGTATTTGGTCGCTAGCGTGCTTGATATCGTAGAAAATGGCGCTAAAATCGCTATCTTGGACGCCTCTTCCGAAGCGCACATGCCAGATACCGTGCTAATGCCGTATCGTCCTACGGTGCGCGGCGAGAGCGAGAGCGGTAAATTTAGCTACCGCTTCGGCGGAAATACCTGCCTCGCAGGCGACGTCGCGGGGCTTGAGAGCGGACAGCCCGAGTATAAATTTGACGCGCCGCTAAACATCGGCGATCGGGTGATTTTCGAGGATCAGATCCACTACACTATCGTGAAAAATACGACCTTTAACGGCATCAAACTGCCCGATCTCGTCTTAGCGGACGAGCGTGGAGAGGTTTTAATGATCAAAAAATTCGGCTACGACGAGTATGCGCGGCGAAACTAG
- a CDS encoding glycosyltransferase gives MFVPDIEITIPVLNEEKTLKNQILKIIEFLDKNCGRYGQIGLVISDNGSNDKTSHIAREFQENDPRIRYLRLEEKGVGRALKASWLSSKAGIIGYMDLDLSTDIKHLHQVFDALLSDKYDMVAGTRLAKESVVIGRSIIRNFTSRIFNKIVNLNFRGNFTDGMCGFKFLKRDILEALIENGANNDGWFFSTELLVVADYKKFKILDLPIRWTDDPNSKVKIIKLTIEYLKAIFNLKKRLKQNED, from the coding sequence ATGTTTGTACCCGATATAGAAATAACGATACCCGTTTTAAACGAAGAAAAGACTTTAAAAAATCAAATTCTGAAAATAATAGAATTTTTAGATAAGAATTGCGGTCGCTATGGACAAATAGGGCTTGTTATATCGGATAACGGCTCAAACGATAAAACAAGCCATATAGCGCGGGAATTTCAAGAAAATGACCCTAGGATAAGATATTTAAGGCTTGAAGAAAAGGGTGTCGGTAGGGCATTAAAAGCGTCGTGGTTAAGTAGCAAAGCCGGTATAATAGGCTACATGGATCTTGATCTGTCTACGGACATTAAGCATTTGCATCAAGTGTTTGATGCACTTTTAAGCGATAAATACGATATGGTCGCAGGAACGAGACTTGCAAAAGAATCTGTCGTCATAGGAAGGTCGATTATTAGAAATTTTACGAGTAGAATTTTTAATAAAATTGTAAATTTGAACTTTCGCGGCAATTTTACGGATGGAATGTGCGGGTTTAAATTTTTAAAAAGAGATATATTGGAAGCTTTGATAGAAAATGGAGCGAATAACGATGGCTGGTTCTTCTCTACAGAGCTTTTGGTCGTCGCCGATTATAAGAAATTTAAAATTTTAGATCTACCCATAAGATGGACGGACGATCCAAACTCTAAAGTAAAAATTATTAAACTAACCATAGAATATCTTAAAGCAATTTTTAATTTAAAAAAAAGACTCAAACAAAATGAAGACTAA
- a CDS encoding aldo/keto reductase, whose amino-acid sequence MKTKKLILGTALWGWAISRAEAFYILDRFVEAGNSYVDCATNYPINKSKKDYGLALRWLSQWCSMHRNSILVLVKIGSVDNLGSSSINLSKKYIFSEYDDLLLNFGNSLACISVHWDNRKNSDLIKETVFALNELRSRDIDIGLSGIENPKDYYESMPELADCWIIQCKENLLTNNARLKYQKFFPKARYCAYGINIGGLKVARDDSVSAKIRGIEHPNRLRKVFYDALNNNNILSDIGFNTINDINMSFIYTNPAYDGIIIGPRNLEQLNSTLKTFHLLNSLSLDDRVDLIDFLRGLQEQIKRLD is encoded by the coding sequence ATGAAGACTAAAAAGCTTATTTTGGGGACTGCTTTGTGGGGTTGGGCGATCTCTAGGGCTGAGGCATTTTATATTTTAGATAGATTTGTAGAAGCAGGGAATTCCTATGTAGATTGTGCTACAAATTATCCTATCAATAAGAGCAAGAAAGATTATGGTCTAGCCTTACGATGGCTATCGCAATGGTGCAGTATGCATAGAAATTCCATTTTAGTATTAGTAAAGATCGGATCTGTCGATAATTTAGGCTCTTCTTCAATAAATTTGAGTAAAAAATATATTTTTAGTGAATACGATGATTTGCTACTGAATTTTGGTAACTCACTAGCTTGTATATCCGTGCATTGGGATAATAGAAAAAATTCTGATTTGATCAAAGAGACGGTATTTGCTTTAAATGAACTAAGGAGCCGAGATATCGATATCGGACTATCAGGGATAGAAAATCCGAAAGATTATTATGAATCGATGCCCGAGCTTGCCGATTGTTGGATTATTCAATGCAAAGAGAATTTATTAACAAATAATGCTAGATTAAAATATCAAAAATTCTTCCCAAAGGCACGCTACTGTGCTTATGGAATAAATATAGGCGGATTAAAAGTCGCGCGAGATGATAGCGTATCGGCTAAAATCCGAGGTATAGAGCATCCAAATAGATTGAGAAAGGTCTTCTACGACGCCTTAAACAATAATAATATTTTATCAGATATCGGTTTTAATACAATAAATGATATTAATATGTCTTTTATCTATACAAATCCTGCTTATGATGGAATAATCATAGGCCCAAGGAATTTAGAACAGTTAAATTCTACTCTTAAAACTTTTCATCTCTTAAATTCTTTAAGCTTAGATGATCGAGTTGACCTAATTGATTTTTTAAGAGGATTGCAAGAACAGATAAAACGCCTTGACTGA
- a CDS encoding FAD-dependent oxidoreductase codes for MKKYDCIVIGGGFFGSTLGMFLKEYFDDVVVIEQEDDILKRASYVNQARVHMGYHYPRSLVTALRSMANFPKFIRDFAKAIKDDFDKYYAIARIGSKVSSKQFYEMYKKLGAPIKVAPSSIKAMFDDRLIEDVFRVKEFAFDAKILKEIIQEKYIETKCELRLNTTVYNIENGNDGYISVNLKEDESICAKFVFNCTYSGLNTILQRSNLPLLNLKHEITEMSLIEMPDELKNFSITVMDGPFFSIMPFPSKGLNTFSHVRYTPHGSWIDREEYHNGYDVLNSYHKKSNFKYMINDAKRYIPMLEDVIYKDSIFEVKTVLVKNEMNDGRPILFTKDYGIKNFSNIMGGKIDNIYDILDTIKEAKDFLGVKKRDFWNIFSNI; via the coding sequence ATGAAAAAATATGATTGTATCGTCATAGGGGGGGGCTTCTTCGGTTCAACGCTAGGGATGTTTCTGAAAGAATATTTTGATGACGTCGTCGTAATAGAACAAGAAGACGATATATTAAAAAGAGCTAGCTATGTAAATCAAGCAAGAGTTCATATGGGTTACCATTATCCAAGGAGTTTGGTAACGGCTTTAAGATCAATGGCGAATTTTCCTAAATTTATAAGAGACTTTGCAAAGGCTATAAAAGACGACTTTGACAAATATTATGCCATTGCAAGAATCGGCTCCAAAGTAAGCTCTAAACAGTTTTATGAAATGTATAAAAAACTAGGGGCCCCAATCAAGGTAGCCCCTAGTAGTATTAAGGCGATGTTTGACGATAGGCTTATAGAGGATGTCTTTAGAGTAAAAGAATTTGCATTTGATGCAAAAATTTTAAAAGAAATTATACAAGAAAAATATATTGAAACAAAATGCGAGCTAAGACTAAATACTACCGTTTATAATATTGAAAATGGAAACGATGGATATATAAGCGTGAATTTAAAAGAAGATGAAAGCATCTGCGCAAAATTTGTATTTAATTGCACCTATTCCGGATTGAATACTATTTTGCAACGCTCTAACCTGCCATTATTAAATTTAAAACATGAAATTACGGAGATGTCTCTAATAGAGATGCCAGACGAATTAAAGAATTTTTCTATTACCGTTATGGACGGTCCATTTTTTTCAATTATGCCGTTTCCTTCAAAGGGTCTAAATACGTTTAGCCACGTAAGATATACTCCACACGGTAGTTGGATTGATCGCGAAGAATATCATAACGGATACGACGTTCTTAACTCGTATCATAAAAAATCAAATTTTAAATATATGATTAATGATGCGAAAAGATATATTCCGATGCTTGAAGATGTAATTTATAAAGATAGTATATTTGAGGTAAAGACGGTATTGGTTAAAAATGAGATGAATGACGGAAGGCCTATTTTATTTACTAAGGATTACGGGATAAAAAATTTTTCAAATATAATGGGCGGAAAGATAGATAATATTTATGATATACTTGATACTATAAAAGAAGCCAAAGATTTTTTGGGTGTTAAAAAAAGAGATTTTTGGAATATTTTTTCAAATATTTAA
- a CDS encoding anaerobic ribonucleoside-triphosphate reductase activating protein, whose product MQQTHTKPPQALNLRNAQIYEITPFTMLDFADHIAAIAWFCGCNMRCNYCYNPQIVTSRGKISNEEFLRFLDARAGKLQGIVFSGGECTCASDFIPLAHEVKQRGFLLKVDTNGSNPQKIEEALNLGLIDYIALDFKAPRQDFELITKSSLYDKFLQTLRLLLRRNFKFEVRTTVHADFLNEAKIEQMAQILYSEGYRGVYYLQNFLPTGDNFGNLDAPLASFDPSKIHTDLKIELRNFD is encoded by the coding sequence ATGCAACAAACGCATACGAAGCCGCCGCAAGCCTTAAACCTGCGTAATGCGCAGATTTATGAAATCACGCCGTTTACGATGCTTGATTTTGCCGATCACATCGCCGCGATTGCGTGGTTTTGCGGCTGCAATATGCGCTGCAATTACTGCTACAACCCACAAATCGTTACTTCACGGGGTAAAATTTCAAACGAAGAGTTTCTGCGCTTTTTAGATGCGCGCGCGGGCAAGCTTCAGGGCATCGTATTTAGCGGCGGCGAATGCACCTGTGCGAGCGATTTTATCCCGCTGGCGCACGAAGTTAAGCAGCGCGGCTTTTTGCTCAAGGTTGACACCAACGGATCAAATCCGCAAAAGATCGAAGAGGCGCTAAACTTAGGGCTGATCGATTATATCGCGCTTGATTTTAAGGCGCCGCGGCAGGATTTTGAGCTCATCACGAAATCAAGCTTATACGATAAATTTCTACAAACTCTTAGGCTTTTGCTGCGGCGAAATTTTAAATTTGAGGTGCGCACGACCGTGCATGCGGATTTTTTAAATGAAGCGAAGATCGAGCAGATGGCGCAAATTCTATACAGCGAGGGTTATCGCGGCGTTTATTATCTGCAAAACTTTCTGCCCACCGGCGATAATTTCGGCAATTTAGACGCACCGCTTGCGAGCTTTGATCCGAGCAAAATCCACACCGATCTAAAGATCGAACTTCGAAATTTTGATTAA
- a CDS encoding glycosyltransferase family protein: MKKDNFISIGIIFYDDSDVRKIIELHSLMESVYNYFEILILDFTSDAECKKRCDELIKSITNTRIIKLSNTVDIEIAHTILIENCIGDFCCIADLEHEDIKDVIGILDKAEAFDIAMGKREQKVRTIFESMMSKLFYKIVSIFTGAKLNSMHSDFFVINKKVMNHITKNEDKVKFLRLIQLNNGFSKCDYSYMPIGKENYKRTFLQNVNFTIDIIVNYSNRLIRTATILSLFASTLNLFYILYVLISYILNKNVASGWTSSNLYTSFTFFILFLVLAILGEHIRIIIQNQKNTPLYEISDEKSSLTLFSSKKNVDKE, from the coding sequence ATGAAAAAAGATAATTTTATATCAATAGGTATCATTTTTTATGATGATTCCGACGTAAGAAAGATAATAGAGCTTCATTCTTTAATGGAGAGTGTTTATAATTATTTTGAAATTTTAATATTAGATTTTACTAGTGATGCAGAATGTAAAAAACGATGCGACGAGCTAATAAAAAGTATAACTAATACGCGAATTATTAAACTGTCAAATACCGTAGATATTGAAATAGCCCATACGATTTTGATAGAAAATTGCATAGGAGATTTTTGCTGTATTGCCGATTTGGAGCACGAGGATATAAAAGATGTAATCGGTATCCTTGATAAGGCAGAAGCTTTTGATATAGCCATGGGCAAGCGAGAGCAAAAAGTGCGAACTATTTTTGAATCAATGATGTCAAAACTATTTTATAAGATAGTATCTATATTTACCGGCGCAAAATTGAATAGTATGCATAGTGATTTTTTTGTTATAAATAAAAAGGTTATGAATCATATAACGAAAAATGAGGATAAAGTAAAATTTCTGAGGTTGATTCAATTAAATAACGGCTTTTCAAAATGTGATTACTCGTATATGCCTATCGGTAAAGAAAACTATAAAAGAACATTTTTACAAAATGTAAATTTTACTATAGATATTATAGTAAATTATTCAAATAGATTAATTAGGACAGCAACCATATTATCGCTATTCGCATCCACTTTAAATTTATTTTATATTTTGTATGTATTGATAAGCTATATCTTAAATAAAAATGTAGCAAGCGGATGGACTTCTTCAAATTTGTACACCTCTTTTACTTTCTTTATACTTTTTTTGGTATTGGCTATTTTGGGAGAACATATCAGAATAATAATTCAAAATCAAAAAAATACTCCATTATATGAAATTTCAGATGAAAAAAGTAGTTTGACGTTATTCTCGTCTAAAAAAAATGTAGATAAAGAGTAA
- a CDS encoding molybdopterin synthase catalytic subunit, giving the protein MSEAKFNPEILSKIEPEIYEGSLDVNAILSRWYAKFKDANCGAFITFVGIVRDEGGICALSFDIYEPILRTWFEAWQQKAAARGAFVLFAHANGGVPIHESSYVAGVVSPQRKVALALINEFVEDFKAAAPIWKYDVKGGKIEGGKVVGGKRIYAADRSQRIKGAGLLG; this is encoded by the coding sequence ATGAGCGAGGCTAAATTTAATCCGGAAATTTTAAGCAAGATCGAGCCTGAAATTTATGAGGGCAGCTTGGACGTGAACGCGATTTTATCGCGCTGGTACGCTAAATTTAAAGACGCAAATTGCGGCGCGTTCATCACTTTTGTGGGCATCGTGCGCGATGAGGGCGGCATCTGCGCGCTGAGCTTCGATATCTATGAGCCGATTTTGCGGACTTGGTTCGAAGCGTGGCAGCAAAAGGCCGCGGCACGGGGCGCATTTGTGCTTTTTGCACATGCAAACGGGGGCGTGCCTATCCACGAAAGCTCCTACGTTGCAGGTGTCGTAAGTCCGCAGCGTAAGGTCGCTCTGGCGCTAATAAACGAGTTTGTGGAGGATTTTAAGGCGGCCGCGCCGATCTGGAAATACGACGTAAAGGGCGGCAAAATCGAGGGCGGCAAAGTAGTAGGCGGGAAGAGGATCTACGCGGCGGATCGCTCGCAGAGGATAAAAGGCGCAGGGCTTTTGGGCTAA
- a CDS encoding MoaD/ThiS family protein, which yields MVEVEFLGPIGREPLCLNANSLQEVKAELQKDESLREWLANCAVAVNDKMIYDANFALKSGDRVSLLPPVCGG from the coding sequence ATGGTAGAGGTAGAATTTTTAGGGCCGATCGGGCGCGAGCCCCTGTGCCTAAACGCAAACTCCTTGCAGGAGGTAAAAGCGGAGCTGCAAAAGGACGAAAGCCTGCGAGAGTGGCTCGCAAACTGCGCCGTAGCGGTAAACGATAAGATGATTTATGATGCGAATTTCGCGCTTAAATCCGGCGATCGCGTGAGCCTTCTGCCTCCCGTTTGCGGCGGCTAA
- a CDS encoding protein-L-isoaspartate(D-aspartate) O-methyltransferase, translated as MVSLERLRCEKMANDIAEQVSLNPALFEAFCSVARSEFAPLGAHAFSLNAQPILASQWISSPLTVARMTMALNVDPKVEKILEIGCGSGYQAAILSRMVHRVFAVERVERLVGEAKRHFANLGISNISLRHDDGNAGWKNFAPFDRILLSACAERIDERLFAQLADGGILVAPMNRGGSQKIVRFSKISPSEIKEEELGACEFVPLVQGRG; from the coding sequence ATGGTCTCGCTAGAGCGGCTTCGCTGCGAAAAGATGGCGAACGACATTGCCGAGCAGGTAAGTTTAAATCCGGCGCTTTTTGAGGCGTTTTGTAGCGTCGCTAGAAGCGAGTTCGCTCCGCTCGGCGCGCACGCTTTCAGCCTTAACGCGCAGCCCATTTTGGCCAGCCAGTGGATCAGCTCGCCGCTGACGGTCGCGCGCATGACGATGGCGCTAAACGTGGATCCGAAGGTCGAGAAAATTTTAGAGATCGGCTGCGGCAGCGGCTATCAAGCGGCGATTTTAAGCAGGATGGTTCACCGCGTCTTTGCCGTCGAGCGCGTCGAGCGGCTGGTGGGCGAGGCGAAAAGGCACTTTGCGAATCTCGGGATTTCAAATATCAGCCTGCGTCATGACGACGGCAACGCGGGATGGAAAAATTTTGCCCCTTTTGATAGGATCTTGCTCTCTGCGTGCGCCGAGCGGATCGACGAGCGGCTGTTTGCGCAGCTTGCGGACGGCGGAATTTTGGTCGCTCCGATGAATAGAGGCGGCTCGCAAAAGATCGTTAGATTTAGTAAAATTTCGCCAAGCGAGATCAAAGAAGAGGAACTTGGCGCCTGCGAATTCGTCCCGTTGGTGCAGGGTCGCGGATAG
- a CDS encoding 5-methylcytosine-specific restriction endonuclease subunit McrB, which yields MQDFSKEKIESLVVSWKNHNKNQFWLKKQTAISKYLGEIKRCLASFDEAENEFLQTLYINLSDGNLRSCKILSLGEKFAHAEYFFMDQFFDSNISAFYYDFAFKDRIVGKKELFPKNAVKSVDSVLSGEDKNIVSLYVFIENIVKNFNSYSQERTARDIFKQKLVNFYDELYRLLTAVDSALAIDFFDVALHNQPFVLMEFLKSAINADNFYLIDSYLSDDGMLNLGLAEDGDFAQISREKLYLLASIFAQCNDEFPTLIYRDETAQILSLLYDEKVEIFEEFYEVSSRFIAEFTPYPQDVVGAARIVYSSLFFEYVKNYKSEEVAKNTIFYGAIGTGKTRRLRSLITEKKLATKNFRYVCLHEGFEYCDFIDGFYGESFINGEFKALCKEALKDPKGEYYFLIDNAGAASLDKILGEAAVLLDRRYDENDELSLIRTKNSHIIDSFEEGEKARASVVLKDGRSYFAVPKNLYVLCTLNEYKCVSPSIAKAFRWIRCECDYGALEDYLRDREIVNASAVVAVCKALNKFIADEAKGLGAIGHGVFMGLARYQSGAQIMQEGLNGFFAEVLEPIFRCDYANKSIDFAISKELVEIKDIFKF from the coding sequence ATGCAAGATTTTAGCAAGGAAAAGATAGAGTCGCTGGTCGTCAGCTGGAAAAATCACAACAAAAACCAATTCTGGCTTAAAAAACAAACCGCGATTTCAAAGTATTTAGGCGAGATCAAACGCTGTCTGGCGAGCTTTGATGAGGCCGAGAACGAGTTTTTGCAAACTCTGTATATAAATCTCAGTGACGGCAATCTTAGAAGCTGCAAAATTTTATCTTTGGGCGAGAAGTTCGCGCACGCCGAGTATTTCTTTATGGATCAGTTTTTTGATTCCAATATCAGCGCGTTTTATTACGATTTCGCTTTCAAAGACCGCATCGTCGGCAAAAAGGAGCTGTTTCCTAAAAATGCCGTAAAAAGCGTAGATAGCGTGCTTAGTGGCGAGGATAAAAATATCGTCTCGCTTTATGTTTTCATCGAAAATATCGTCAAAAATTTCAATAGCTATTCGCAGGAGCGCACTGCGCGCGATATTTTTAAACAAAAGCTAGTCAATTTCTACGATGAGCTTTACAGGCTTCTTACGGCGGTGGACAGCGCTTTGGCGATCGATTTTTTCGACGTCGCGCTGCATAATCAGCCTTTCGTGCTGATGGAATTTTTAAAATCCGCGATAAATGCCGATAATTTCTATCTGATCGACAGCTACTTAAGCGATGATGGGATGCTAAATTTAGGACTTGCCGAGGACGGCGATTTCGCGCAAATTTCGCGCGAGAAGCTCTATCTGCTAGCTAGCATATTTGCGCAGTGCAACGATGAGTTTCCGACTCTCATTTATCGCGATGAAACCGCGCAAATTTTATCCTTGCTCTACGACGAAAAGGTTGAAATTTTCGAAGAATTTTACGAAGTAAGTTCGCGATTTATCGCGGAATTTACCCCGTATCCGCAGGACGTCGTGGGAGCGGCTAGGATCGTGTATTCGTCGCTATTTTTCGAATACGTCAAAAACTACAAAAGCGAAGAGGTCGCGAAAAATACGATATTTTACGGCGCGATCGGCACCGGCAAGACCCGCAGGCTGCGATCTTTGATCACCGAAAAGAAACTTGCGACGAAAAATTTTCGCTACGTTTGCCTACATGAAGGCTTCGAATACTGCGATTTTATAGACGGATTTTACGGCGAAAGTTTCATCAATGGCGAGTTTAAAGCGCTTTGCAAAGAGGCGCTAAAAGATCCGAAGGGCGAGTATTATTTTCTGATTGACAATGCAGGTGCCGCGAGTTTGGATAAAATTTTAGGCGAGGCGGCGGTGCTTTTGGATCGTCGCTACGACGAGAATGATGAGCTCTCGCTGATCCGTACTAAAAACTCTCACATAATCGACAGCTTTGAAGAGGGCGAGAAAGCGCGCGCTAGCGTCGTTTTAAAGGACGGTCGCTCATATTTTGCGGTGCCTAAAAATTTATACGTCCTATGCACTCTTAATGAGTACAAATGCGTTTCGCCGTCGATTGCAAAGGCGTTTAGATGGATCAGATGCGAGTGCGATTACGGCGCGCTTGAGGATTATTTAAGGGATCGCGAGATCGTAAATGCAAGCGCGGTCGTTGCGGTTTGCAAGGCACTGAATAAATTTATCGCCGATGAGGCAAAGGGCTTGGGTGCGATCGGACACGGCGTATTTATGGGGCTTGCGCGCTATCAAAGTGGCGCGCAGATCATGCAGGAGGGGCTAAACGGCTTTTTCGCCGAGGTGCTTGAGCCGATCTTTAGGTGTGATTACGCAAATAAATCTATTGATTTTGCAATATCTAAAGAGCTCGTAGAGATTAAAGATATTTTTAAATTTTAA
- a CDS encoding ribonucleotide-diphosphate reductase subunit beta has protein sequence MDRKKIYNPFSDETLTDRKVFGGNPQGILNFTKAKYQWALKLWDLMEANTWFPKEVDTTDDVRDYNFNLTSAEKRMYDLVWSQLISMDSFQTNNLADNINPYITAPEINAVLARQAYEEANHSKSYAVMVEAICENTDLIYEMEKHDDMLRRKNDYISSVYEELAGEVSDDKLLLAMVANQILEGIYFYSGFTSIYALARAGKMLGSAQMIRFIQRDEITHLLLFQNMINSVRKERADLFNKRNVDKIYEMFETAGNLEIDWGKYITDNQIMGFTDDIIEEYIHYLVDQRLLAIGLEKRYDAKHPIKWVDDFSKFNDQKSNFFESKVTNYSKGSLSFDDF, from the coding sequence ATGGATAGGAAAAAAATCTACAACCCCTTCTCCGACGAGACGCTTACCGATCGCAAGGTCTTCGGCGGCAATCCGCAGGGTATTTTAAATTTTACCAAGGCGAAATATCAATGGGCGCTGAAGCTTTGGGATCTGATGGAGGCCAACACCTGGTTTCCTAAAGAGGTCGATACCACGGACGACGTGCGCGATTATAACTTCAATCTTACAAGCGCCGAGAAGCGGATGTATGATCTCGTGTGGAGCCAGCTGATATCGATGGATAGCTTTCAGACCAACAATCTCGCCGATAATATCAACCCCTACATCACGGCTCCGGAGATCAACGCCGTGCTCGCTCGCCAAGCCTACGAGGAGGCCAACCACAGCAAATCCTACGCCGTCATGGTCGAGGCGATCTGTGAAAACACCGATCTGATTTACGAGATGGAGAAGCACGACGATATGCTTCGTAGGAAAAATGACTACATCTCAAGCGTCTATGAGGAGCTCGCGGGCGAGGTTAGCGACGATAAGCTGCTACTAGCGATGGTGGCGAATCAAATTTTAGAGGGGATCTACTTCTACAGCGGCTTTACGTCGATCTATGCGCTTGCTCGCGCGGGCAAGATGCTAGGCAGCGCGCAGATGATCCGCTTCATACAGCGCGACGAGATCACGCATCTTCTACTCTTTCAAAACATGATAAATTCCGTCCGCAAGGAGCGCGCCGATCTGTTTAACAAACGCAACGTGGATAAAATTTACGAGATGTTCGAGACGGCGGGAAACTTAGAGATAGATTGGGGCAAATACATCACGGATAACCAAATCATGGGCTTTACGGACGACATCATCGAAGAATATATCCACTACCTGGTCGATCAGCGCCTGCTTGCCATCGGGCTTGAGAAGCGATACGACGCGAAACATCCGATAAAATGGGTCGATGATTTTTCTAAATTTAACGATCAAAAGAGCAACTTTTTCGAGAGCAAAGTCACGAACTACAGCAAAGGAAGTTTGAGTTTCGATGATTTTTAG